In one window of Tumebacillus algifaecis DNA:
- a CDS encoding LysM peptidoglycan-binding domain-containing protein: MSIGPFLLTYWDEVGSQRALVFPVAPQNINVKYAHEYHEVSVLGQGQTAFRGGDQLAELSFSSFFPRDYDQTLVDTWFYKNAGSLKSPQEFERIIHEIRQVGKPSRLMIGGTFFNADVMIRSFDVEHRGGEPGDVYFTITFKKHRALSVKKTEPKQAADPASGAGRPPSAPAPKTHTVVSGDTLWALAKRYLSDGAKYMEIYNLNVGVIGKDPNLIRPGQVLKLPESAAGGAPSLAGAMK, from the coding sequence ATGTCGATCGGCCCTTTTTTGTTGACCTATTGGGATGAGGTCGGTTCACAGCGCGCGCTGGTCTTCCCAGTTGCGCCGCAAAACATCAATGTCAAATACGCGCATGAATATCATGAAGTCAGTGTGTTAGGCCAAGGTCAAACGGCATTTCGAGGCGGGGATCAACTGGCGGAGCTTTCCTTCTCCAGCTTTTTCCCCCGCGATTATGATCAGACGTTGGTCGATACTTGGTTTTACAAAAATGCTGGGTCACTCAAGTCCCCACAAGAGTTCGAACGGATCATCCACGAGATTCGCCAAGTCGGCAAACCGTCGCGGCTGATGATCGGCGGAACTTTTTTTAACGCCGATGTGATGATCCGCTCCTTCGATGTGGAACATCGCGGCGGCGAACCGGGTGATGTCTATTTTACGATCACGTTTAAAAAACACCGGGCTTTGTCGGTGAAAAAGACGGAACCGAAACAGGCTGCCGATCCGGCGAGCGGCGCGGGACGCCCACCGAGCGCTCCAGCCCCGAAGACGCATACGGTGGTCTCAGGCGATACGCTGTGGGCGCTGGCCAAGCGCTATCTGAGCGACGGAGCGAAGTACATGGAGATCTACAACCTCAATGTCGGTGTGATCGGAAAAGATCCCAATCTGATCCGTCCAGGGCAGGTGTTGAAACTGCCGGAATCCGCGGCTGGTGGCGCGCCAAGCTTGGCTGGGGCGATGAAGTAA
- a CDS encoding XkdQ/YqbQ family protein, which yields MPIIKLEERKLFGYTLLAYNEKGVKVELNPLVQSFTWSGDLDQSAMQLEVTLSPHDEMKTLVKPGDRLVLYVFQTDTGNTIQLFSGMVIDQQLQGGFAGSTRLVAHDLMYFLLKNSDDFVFRNMKASDIIKSLCGQFGVVCGVIDDSVHRIPSLVCRNHTLYDTIVKALQITRDATGDKFFLRADASGIILRKKPKDPSMWLFQGGDTLLSANFSESIANLRNHVKVVGHAANEETSPMLAEVKDDASIKRFGRLQEVHTAEETGKDKASALSVAQTVLKKLNKPERTARIQAVAVHGLYPGDPVQVYERFTGLSGVYYVKNIRTTVSSGSATVDLDLVFDEA from the coding sequence GTGCCGATCATCAAACTGGAAGAGCGCAAACTATTCGGATATACGTTGCTCGCCTATAACGAAAAAGGTGTCAAAGTCGAACTCAACCCCTTGGTGCAAAGCTTTACGTGGAGTGGGGATCTGGATCAGTCTGCGATGCAGTTGGAAGTCACGCTCTCCCCGCACGACGAGATGAAGACGTTGGTCAAACCGGGCGATCGCTTGGTGCTCTATGTGTTTCAAACCGATACGGGAAATACGATCCAACTGTTTTCCGGCATGGTCATCGATCAGCAGTTACAAGGCGGCTTTGCTGGCAGTACGCGGTTGGTCGCGCATGACCTGATGTACTTTTTGCTGAAAAACAGCGATGATTTCGTGTTTCGCAACATGAAGGCGTCCGACATCATCAAGTCGCTCTGCGGTCAATTCGGTGTGGTATGCGGAGTTATCGACGACTCCGTGCATCGCATTCCAAGCCTCGTCTGCCGCAATCACACCTTGTATGACACGATCGTCAAAGCGCTGCAGATCACGCGCGATGCGACAGGTGATAAATTTTTCCTGCGCGCCGATGCGAGTGGGATCATTTTGCGCAAGAAGCCGAAGGACCCGTCAATGTGGCTTTTTCAGGGCGGCGATACGTTGCTGTCGGCCAATTTTTCGGAGAGCATCGCCAACCTGCGCAATCATGTCAAGGTGGTGGGTCATGCGGCCAATGAAGAGACGAGCCCGATGCTGGCTGAGGTCAAAGATGATGCGAGCATCAAGCGGTTCGGCAGATTGCAGGAAGTGCACACAGCCGAAGAGACGGGCAAAGACAAAGCATCGGCCCTCTCCGTCGCGCAGACCGTGCTGAAAAAATTGAACAAACCGGAGCGCACGGCGCGCATTCAAGCGGTCGCGGTGCACGGGCTGTATCCAGGCGACCCGGTACAAGTCTATGAGCGCTTCACCGGGCTTTCCGGCGTGTACTATGTGAAAAACATTCGGACGACCGTTTCCTCAGGCAGTGCGACGGTCGATCTCGATCTGGTATTTGATGAAGCATAA
- a CDS encoding DUF2634 domain-containing protein gives MSILPQFAMIEEPTLMASNLQTTVRSGKNPVFDYQKGEYVRTATGRIAEVEGLESLKGWVLKALITARNRFLVYTSEYGNEAHELIGVDLPDEILFMELQRQITEALIYDPRITSCTDFRFEREAERVSCEFALITPLGTETMHYTLEVS, from the coding sequence ATGAGCATCCTGCCGCAATTTGCGATGATCGAGGAACCGACTTTGATGGCCTCGAACCTCCAGACAACGGTGCGCTCGGGCAAAAATCCGGTGTTCGATTATCAAAAAGGCGAATATGTCCGCACTGCGACCGGGCGGATCGCCGAGGTGGAAGGTCTGGAGAGCTTGAAAGGATGGGTTCTGAAAGCGCTGATCACGGCGCGCAATCGTTTTCTCGTCTATACGAGCGAGTACGGCAATGAGGCGCACGAACTGATCGGGGTCGATCTGCCCGATGAGATTTTGTTTATGGAACTGCAGCGGCAAATTACGGAAGCACTGATCTACGACCCGCGCATCACCTCGTGCACCGACTTTCGTTTTGAAAGGGAGGCGGAGCGGGTGTCCTGCGAGTTCGCGCTGATCACGCCGCTTGGCACGGAGACGATGCACTATACGTTGGAGGTGAGTTGA
- a CDS encoding baseplate J/gp47 family protein — protein sequence MSEKAGLTVFPYRDQSEEVIRERMMSKVNQTWDRTEGSFIWDSLSPPAIEFALAYIRAKEVLEWGFAATTFGLYLDARGAERGVFRRPAQKATGVITLTGEKDVYVPKGTMFATEIDELSAENLQYFVTTEGGTFSAEKTLNLKVECTVEGSLGNVLGGTISIAVSKIAGLTSITNDHPMAGGVDEETDEAFLERYLKHVRNPGASGNIADYIRWATEADSSVGKVRVRPLVGGNGHVQVLIVDLKDHPATPELLEKVQTYIDPDGSGFGAGVAPIGAKVTVITPLKLDLQLKLKLTVIRGYDAQKIKRDVVQSIGEYLRTLVLNTEDNDVRLSKVGQAIMMTQGVQDFDQLTMTLGEEIDVTHNLDIPDDAMVVLAYDDVVWL from the coding sequence GTGAGTGAAAAAGCAGGGTTGACAGTCTTTCCGTACCGCGATCAGAGCGAAGAGGTAATTCGCGAGCGGATGATGTCCAAAGTCAATCAGACGTGGGATCGCACGGAAGGCAGTTTTATTTGGGATTCGCTGTCTCCGCCCGCCATCGAGTTCGCACTCGCCTACATCCGCGCGAAAGAGGTGTTGGAGTGGGGGTTTGCAGCGACCACGTTTGGTCTGTACCTAGATGCGCGCGGTGCGGAGCGCGGCGTGTTCCGTCGGCCGGCGCAAAAGGCGACAGGCGTGATCACCCTCACTGGTGAAAAGGACGTCTACGTGCCAAAAGGGACGATGTTCGCCACTGAGATTGACGAGTTGAGCGCGGAGAATTTGCAGTATTTTGTGACGACAGAAGGCGGCACCTTCTCGGCTGAGAAAACGCTGAACCTGAAAGTGGAATGCACGGTCGAAGGCAGTTTGGGCAATGTGTTAGGCGGCACGATTTCGATTGCGGTCAGCAAAATTGCCGGACTCACCTCGATCACCAACGACCATCCGATGGCAGGTGGGGTCGATGAGGAGACCGATGAGGCTTTTTTGGAGCGCTACCTCAAACATGTGCGCAACCCGGGAGCATCGGGCAACATCGCCGACTACATCCGCTGGGCGACCGAGGCAGACTCTTCGGTCGGCAAGGTTCGCGTGCGTCCGCTGGTGGGTGGCAACGGTCATGTTCAGGTGTTGATCGTCGATCTGAAGGATCACCCAGCGACCCCCGAACTGCTCGAAAAGGTGCAGACCTACATCGATCCGGACGGCAGTGGTTTCGGCGCAGGGGTGGCACCGATTGGAGCTAAGGTCACGGTGATCACGCCGTTAAAACTCGATTTGCAGCTCAAACTGAAATTGACGGTGATTCGTGGGTACGACGCGCAAAAAATCAAACGTGATGTGGTGCAGAGCATCGGGGAGTATCTGCGGACGCTCGTGCTGAACACGGAGGATAACGATGTTCGGCTCTCCAAAGTCGGGCAGGCGATCATGATGACCCAAGGTGTGCAGGACTTTGATCAGTTGACGATGACGCTGGGTGAGGAAATCGATGTGACACACAATTTAGACATTCCAGATGATGCGATGGTCGTTTTGGCCTACGACGACGTCGTATGGTTGTGA